One Leptospira terpstrae serovar Hualin str. LT 11-33 = ATCC 700639 genomic region harbors:
- a CDS encoding transglycosylase domain-containing protein has product MNQQTNSFFLILEVLYGHLTDLFRFFWIRRVQFFTLGVIFGIFLSFFFLGGAYVVWSGEEARVHKSLEKYRSEVSNFYDSFQPKSVKILDRSGKVMGEFYRRNFRPIRTDNLAKHNVIVWAVLSSEDREFFAHSGLNYTAIGRAVVTNLIQFRLSQGGSTISQQLAKLTLNLGKRNLFNKLTELYCTFYIESQYSKEEILAMYLNQIFLGEGNTGVEEAARYYFRKPASELSPEEAALLVGIIPAPSVYNPVRNLGIALSRQKRVLYDMARNPELHPSQKEIPHKFSDSIELNLKKFRTIYKIKESKDEEGNPKYSSEIGKYGADKDFRVNLAPDFNSEIRRFILERFSNEDLEERGLLVYTTLDLEKQRLAEEALRVGVDSVRADLTKQETEYQNKGKADLAEVTRAILPQLSGSMISLDPETGDIEAMVGGYKISNVFRFNRAEDARRQPGSTIKALVYALAFEKRIVNPSSKIKDEKLDISGYSPKNWYKGYKGDITVRQALAQSVNTVSVKLLHEIGISYFIQKLSAILSIPEEEAEIRFQRNLSLALGSGELSPMELSVIYATLMNGGRRVTPRKIIKITDLDGNEFYSTVANEAAEQILDPVACAMAINTLQSVLTEEGTMTLKKKEGESFLYAGKTGTVQSPKLKSSRWKGLKGVRDVWFAGLTPRNVTVVWVGHDEGAPFPGSGSGVSGGIWYRYTQNVKSKLGMGNQLISNFVGDFVKVDVCADDGTILESTPDYICKVPLYAQYYYIGDLPPKRAGFLKQEPPIQNTIPKPELIDDSEISTYDAQGSRIQPTAVDSVELEPPLIENRRARYNEENP; this is encoded by the coding sequence ATGAACCAACAGACCAATTCCTTTTTCCTCATCCTGGAAGTGTTGTACGGCCACCTAACAGATCTTTTCCGTTTTTTTTGGATTCGTCGAGTTCAGTTTTTCACTTTGGGAGTGATTTTCGGGATCTTTTTATCATTTTTCTTTTTGGGTGGAGCCTATGTAGTTTGGTCTGGTGAAGAAGCTCGTGTACACAAATCACTTGAAAAATACCGGTCGGAAGTATCCAATTTTTATGATAGTTTCCAGCCAAAGTCAGTAAAAATTTTAGACCGCAGTGGAAAGGTAATGGGTGAGTTCTATCGCAGAAACTTTAGGCCCATTCGTACTGACAATTTAGCCAAACACAATGTCATCGTTTGGGCAGTACTTTCGTCTGAAGATAGAGAATTCTTTGCCCATTCAGGATTGAATTACACAGCCATTGGTCGAGCGGTAGTGACTAATTTAATTCAATTTCGATTGTCACAAGGTGGCTCTACTATCTCTCAACAGTTAGCCAAACTTACGTTAAATTTAGGAAAACGTAATCTATTCAATAAACTAACAGAACTCTATTGTACTTTTTATATAGAAAGCCAATACTCAAAAGAAGAAATTTTGGCTATGTATTTAAATCAAATTTTTTTGGGTGAAGGCAACACTGGAGTAGAAGAGGCTGCTAGGTATTATTTTCGTAAACCTGCTTCAGAGCTAAGTCCAGAAGAAGCAGCTCTTCTTGTCGGAATCATTCCAGCACCCAGTGTTTACAACCCGGTTCGTAATTTAGGAATCGCACTATCTAGACAAAAACGCGTGTTATATGACATGGCCAGAAATCCAGAACTGCATCCTTCACAGAAAGAAATTCCTCATAAATTTTCTGATTCCATTGAACTAAATTTAAAAAAGTTCCGAACCATATACAAAATTAAAGAATCCAAAGACGAAGAAGGAAATCCGAAATATTCTAGCGAAATTGGAAAATATGGGGCGGATAAAGATTTCCGAGTCAATTTGGCTCCTGATTTTAATTCGGAAATTCGCAGATTTATTTTAGAACGATTTTCCAATGAAGATTTAGAAGAACGTGGATTACTTGTTTACACTACTTTAGATTTAGAAAAACAAAGACTCGCAGAAGAGGCGTTACGTGTAGGAGTCGATTCAGTCAGAGCCGATTTAACGAAACAAGAAACCGAATACCAAAACAAAGGTAAGGCGGATTTAGCCGAAGTCACTCGTGCCATATTACCTCAACTCAGCGGTTCTATGATTTCTTTGGATCCTGAAACAGGGGATATTGAAGCCATGGTGGGCGGATATAAAATATCCAATGTATTTCGTTTTAATCGAGCCGAAGATGCCAGGCGCCAACCGGGATCCACAATCAAAGCTCTTGTCTATGCGCTTGCTTTTGAAAAACGAATCGTAAATCCATCATCCAAAATCAAAGACGAAAAATTAGATATCTCTGGTTATTCACCCAAAAACTGGTATAAGGGATATAAGGGTGATATCACAGTTCGGCAAGCTCTTGCTCAGTCAGTAAATACTGTCTCAGTAAAGTTACTACATGAGATTGGCATTTCTTATTTTATACAAAAACTAAGTGCTATCCTTTCAATACCGGAAGAAGAGGCAGAGATCCGGTTCCAAAGAAATTTATCTTTAGCACTTGGCTCAGGCGAACTAAGTCCCATGGAACTTTCTGTCATTTATGCAACCCTTATGAATGGGGGAAGGCGAGTGACACCAAGAAAAATTATCAAAATCACTGATTTAGACGGAAATGAATTTTATAGCACTGTTGCCAATGAAGCCGCCGAACAAATATTGGATCCAGTGGCTTGTGCTATGGCTATCAATACCCTACAGTCTGTTCTTACCGAAGAAGGTACTATGACTTTAAAGAAGAAGGAGGGGGAATCATTTTTGTATGCCGGAAAAACAGGAACTGTTCAATCTCCTAAACTCAAATCTTCAAGGTGGAAAGGTCTTAAGGGTGTTCGGGATGTATGGTTTGCCGGACTCACTCCAAGGAATGTAACAGTGGTTTGGGTTGGTCATGACGAAGGAGCCCCTTTCCCTGGTTCGGGATCTGGAGTATCTGGCGGGATTTGGTACAGGTACACTCAGAATGTAAAATCAAAATTGGGTATGGGGAATCAATTGATATCTAATTTTGTGGGAGATTTTGTTAAGGTGGATGTATGTGCTGATGATGGAACTATTTTGGAATCGACTCCAGATTACATTTGTAAGGTGCCACTTTATGCTCAGTATTATTATATTGGTGATTTACCACCGAAACGTGCCGGTTTTTTGAAACAAGAACCTCCCATCCAAAATACCATTCCTAAACCGGAACTCATCGATGATTCTGAAATTTCAACTTATGATGCACAAGGTAGCCGTATCCAACCAACCGCTGTAGACTCTGTGGAATTGGAACCTCCCCTTATAGAAAATCGACGAGCGCGTTATAACGAAGAAAATCCTTAG
- the lon gene encoding endopeptidase La, with translation METNEFWENPTKLARLEDSLPKQIFLLPIKVRPVFPGIITPLIVPPGRFIQSIEESSKGAGFLGLILLKEDESELPSEDNIFQIGVVARILKKINLPDGGMNILVNTIQRFKINSIHTKEPVLVANVKYPEEELGTSKNNIKALMRTLLILTKELAQNNPLFTEDMKLTMMNVNEPAKMADFVCSILNLEKEEYQSVIEAIQINDRLEKVLLFLKKEIELVVLQKKIQEQINDKIDNQQRQFFLREQLKAIQQELGVGEDKTELKYEKLLERLKAVPVSDEIIAEVEREIDKFKNSDPISSDYNVIRNYLDLVDALPWEKPKEKDVNLLHAKKILNRDHHKLEDVKERILEFLAVHKLNPKSKGSILCLVGPPGVGKTSIAKSVAEALGRKFYRFSVGGVRDEAEIKGHRRTYIGAMPGKLISALKITKERDTVILLDEIDKMSQGYQGDPQAALLEVLDPEQNSNFRDHYLDLPFDLSDVLFIATANTFEPIPRVLLDRMEVIQLSGYITEEKVQIFQKYLWKKIFEKNGLNPDSFSMKKETVSILINSYSRESGLRGLEKTFDKLVRKIALKQVLKDKYSKEIREKDLVEYLGPPPFVDDRMTIPKVAGTALGLAWTNAGGSTLLIEAVLIPGKGGLTLTGQMGKMMEESANIALSFVKNYINNDVLFEKKAIHLHVPDGATPKDGPSAGITMATAILSLVTNKVIAPGFGMTGELTLTGEVLAIGGLREKIVAAKRVGVKKIIFPKDNEKAFQEIPDYVKRGVTFYPVTRFEEVEKLVFPKSKGKKK, from the coding sequence TTGGAAACAAATGAATTTTGGGAAAACCCAACAAAATTGGCGAGATTGGAAGATTCTCTCCCGAAACAAATTTTCCTTCTCCCGATTAAGGTACGGCCTGTATTCCCAGGAATCATCACTCCCTTAATTGTACCTCCGGGTCGGTTCATCCAATCCATTGAAGAGTCTTCAAAAGGGGCGGGGTTTTTAGGACTGATTCTTTTAAAAGAAGATGAGTCCGAACTTCCATCGGAAGACAATATTTTTCAGATTGGTGTGGTTGCTCGAATTTTGAAAAAAATCAATCTGCCTGATGGTGGAATGAATATTTTAGTAAACACCATCCAAAGATTCAAAATCAATTCCATTCATACAAAAGAGCCAGTTCTTGTTGCCAATGTAAAATACCCAGAAGAAGAACTCGGTACAAGTAAAAATAATATCAAGGCTTTAATGAGAACCTTGCTTATTTTAACAAAGGAACTTGCACAAAACAATCCTTTGTTTACAGAAGACATGAAACTAACGATGATGAATGTAAACGAACCAGCTAAAATGGCTGATTTTGTTTGTTCCATTCTGAACTTAGAAAAAGAAGAATACCAATCTGTTATAGAAGCTATACAAATCAATGATCGTTTAGAAAAGGTATTGTTGTTTCTTAAAAAAGAAATTGAGTTGGTGGTTCTTCAGAAAAAGATCCAAGAACAAATCAACGATAAAATTGATAACCAACAACGCCAATTTTTCCTCAGGGAACAATTAAAGGCCATTCAGCAAGAGTTAGGTGTTGGCGAAGATAAAACGGAACTTAAATACGAAAAGCTCTTGGAACGATTAAAAGCGGTTCCTGTAAGTGATGAAATTATTGCCGAAGTAGAAAGAGAAATTGATAAATTTAAAAACTCAGATCCAATTTCTAGTGATTACAATGTCATTCGAAACTATTTAGATTTAGTCGATGCTTTGCCTTGGGAAAAACCAAAGGAAAAAGATGTCAACCTTCTACACGCCAAAAAAATACTCAATCGGGATCATCACAAACTAGAAGATGTGAAGGAAAGAATTTTAGAATTTTTGGCTGTTCATAAATTGAATCCAAAAAGTAAAGGATCTATCCTTTGTTTGGTGGGCCCACCAGGTGTTGGTAAAACTTCTATTGCAAAATCTGTAGCAGAAGCATTAGGCAGAAAGTTCTATCGTTTTTCTGTCGGCGGAGTGAGAGATGAAGCAGAAATCAAAGGCCATAGACGAACTTATATCGGTGCCATGCCTGGAAAACTAATCAGTGCCTTAAAGATCACAAAAGAACGAGATACTGTGATTTTATTAGATGAAATTGATAAAATGTCGCAAGGATACCAAGGTGATCCGCAAGCTGCACTCCTTGAAGTTTTAGATCCAGAACAAAATTCAAATTTCAGGGACCACTATTTAGATTTACCTTTTGATTTGTCTGATGTTTTGTTTATCGCAACAGCGAACACTTTTGAGCCAATCCCTCGCGTTTTACTCGATCGTATGGAAGTAATCCAACTTTCAGGATACATCACAGAAGAAAAAGTGCAGATCTTTCAAAAGTATCTTTGGAAAAAGATTTTTGAAAAAAATGGTTTAAATCCGGATTCCTTTTCGATGAAAAAAGAAACGGTCTCAATACTAATCAATTCGTATTCAAGAGAATCTGGTTTACGTGGATTAGAAAAAACATTCGATAAATTAGTTCGTAAAATTGCCTTAAAACAAGTGTTAAAGGACAAGTATTCCAAAGAAATCAGAGAAAAGGATTTGGTTGAATACTTAGGACCTCCTCCATTTGTTGATGATCGAATGACAATTCCCAAAGTTGCCGGTACAGCACTTGGTCTTGCATGGACCAATGCGGGAGGATCTACACTTCTTATCGAAGCTGTTCTCATTCCAGGCAAAGGTGGACTCACCCTTACGGGACAAATGGGAAAGATGATGGAAGAGTCAGCAAACATTGCTCTTTCTTTTGTGAAAAACTATATCAACAATGATGTTTTATTTGAAAAAAAAGCCATTCACTTACATGTTCCTGATGGTGCCACTCCGAAAGATGGCCCAAGTGCAGGAATTACAATGGCTACTGCGATTTTATCACTTGTAACAAACAAAGTGATTGCTCCAGGATTTGGTATGACCGGTGAACTTACGTTAACTGGAGAAGTACTTGCGATTGGCGGACTTAGAGAAAAAATTGTGGCCGCAAAACGAGTCGGAGTGAAAAAAATCATTTTCCCTAAAGACAATGAAAAGGCATTCCAAGAAATTCCAGACTATGTAAAACGTGGTGTTACTTTTTATCCAGTCACTCGTTTTGAAGAAGTGGAAAAACTCGTTTTTCCGAAATCTAAAGGTAAGAAAAAATGA
- the uvrB gene encoding excinuclease ABC subunit UvrB yields the protein MANFKMVSPFKAAGDQVEAIENIAKSFGEGKNKITLVGVTGSGKTFTMAEVITRVKKPTLILSHNKTLAAQLFREFKEFFPDNAVEYFVSYYDYYQPEAYVPSSDTFIEKDMSMNEEIDKLRLRATSSLLERDDVIIVSSVSCIYGLGSPEDYMNSVVMLHVGDKIDRDQIIRKFLHIQYARNDIDFSRGNFRVRGDTIEIMPSYQEEGIRIELFGDEIDGLSKIDPLTGKVKTKLDRVVVYPAKHFITSGPKIKDAIEKIKSEMADQKEKFLKQGKHLEAERIESRTNYDMEMLVELGYCSGIENYSRHLTGRNEGERPACLLDYFPNMDFLLIIDESHVTLPQIGGMYAGDRSRKQTLVDFGFRLPSALDNRPLNFQEFETLTPMTLYVSATPDQNEINKSEAVIEQIIRPTGLLDPVVEVRPTTNQIEDLLNEIRLRIEQKERILITTLTKKMSEDLTDYYKEVGLKIAYLHSEIDTIERTEIIRDLRKGVYDCIVGINLLREGLDIPEVSLVAILDADKEGFLRNYKSLVQTIGRAARNVNGKAILYADRMTDSIKKAISETERRRLIQEAHNTKMGITPQSIIKEIHDILPREMAEEDSKEEALKEMEKEFTLKKYKTKDKLRDALKREMLRFASDLDFEKAAMFRDKMLALGPDKIES from the coding sequence ATGGCAAATTTCAAAATGGTTTCTCCTTTTAAGGCTGCCGGAGACCAGGTCGAAGCAATTGAAAATATTGCGAAGTCCTTTGGTGAAGGTAAAAATAAAATTACTCTGGTGGGTGTGACGGGTTCTGGAAAAACCTTTACCATGGCTGAGGTCATTACCCGTGTCAAAAAACCAACTCTCATTCTATCTCATAACAAAACATTAGCTGCACAACTTTTTCGTGAGTTTAAAGAGTTTTTCCCAGACAATGCAGTAGAATACTTCGTTTCCTATTACGACTATTACCAACCAGAAGCTTACGTTCCTTCTTCGGATACATTCATTGAAAAAGATATGTCCATGAATGAGGAAATCGACAAACTCAGGTTACGTGCAACTTCTAGTTTGCTCGAACGTGATGATGTAATCATCGTAAGTTCTGTATCGTGTATTTATGGTTTAGGTTCTCCCGAAGACTATATGAACTCTGTGGTTATGTTACACGTGGGAGATAAAATCGATCGAGACCAAATCATTCGAAAGTTTCTTCATATCCAATACGCTCGAAATGATATCGATTTTAGTCGGGGAAATTTTCGAGTTCGTGGTGATACCATAGAAATTATGCCTTCTTACCAAGAGGAAGGAATCAGAATTGAACTTTTTGGTGATGAAATTGATGGTTTATCTAAAATTGATCCACTCACGGGAAAGGTAAAAACCAAACTAGACAGAGTAGTTGTTTATCCGGCAAAACACTTCATTACCTCAGGTCCAAAAATCAAAGATGCCATCGAAAAAATTAAAAGTGAGATGGCTGACCAAAAAGAAAAGTTTCTCAAACAAGGGAAACATCTGGAAGCTGAGCGCATAGAATCCAGAACCAACTATGATATGGAAATGCTTGTGGAGCTTGGGTATTGTAGTGGGATTGAAAACTATTCTCGCCACCTAACAGGAAGAAATGAAGGAGAAAGGCCTGCTTGTTTACTTGACTATTTTCCAAACATGGATTTTTTACTCATCATTGACGAGTCTCACGTAACACTTCCGCAAATTGGAGGAATGTATGCAGGTGACAGGTCAAGAAAACAAACATTAGTTGATTTTGGATTTAGACTTCCTAGTGCTCTCGACAATAGGCCGCTTAATTTTCAAGAATTTGAAACTTTGACTCCGATGACATTGTATGTATCGGCAACTCCTGATCAAAATGAAATTAACAAAAGTGAGGCGGTGATTGAACAAATCATCCGTCCGACGGGACTACTTGACCCGGTGGTGGAAGTTCGCCCGACCACAAACCAAATCGAAGATTTGTTAAACGAAATCAGACTTCGTATTGAACAAAAAGAAAGGATACTCATTACCACTCTGACAAAAAAGATGTCAGAAGACTTAACGGATTATTATAAAGAAGTGGGTTTGAAGATTGCCTACCTCCATTCCGAAATTGATACTATTGAAAGAACAGAAATCATCAGAGACCTACGTAAGGGTGTTTACGATTGTATTGTTGGGATCAATTTACTACGAGAAGGTTTGGATATACCAGAAGTTTCTCTGGTTGCCATTTTAGATGCAGACAAAGAAGGTTTTTTAAGGAATTATAAATCGCTTGTCCAGACGATTGGTCGTGCAGCCCGGAATGTGAATGGTAAGGCCATTCTCTATGCAGACAGAATGACTGATTCGATAAAAAAAGCAATCAGCGAAACGGAACGCCGCCGTCTAATCCAGGAAGCCCACAACACAAAGATGGGAATCACCCCTCAAAGTATCATCAAGGAAATTCATGATATTTTACCGCGAGAGATGGCGGAAGAAGACAGTAAAGAAGAAGCTCTCAAGGAAATGGAAAAAGAATTTACCTTGAAGAAATACAAAACCAAAGACAAGTTACGTGATGCATTAAAACGAGAAATGTTGCGTTTCGCATCCGACTTGGATTTTGAAAAAGCTGCCATGTTTCGTGATAAAATGTTAGCACTCGGCCCAGATAAAATAGAATCATAA
- a CDS encoding ATP-binding protein, which yields MPFPLSRTELEKEVKTLFSNGLSGNVNDFYSWVFMETQRKFKDHPNTTLEGITSLLDDLIKDGIITTNPIDPREYLLPDTSPIIRKMGTSEQFVILGALSYNPMQYVRARLDYFLKRNGIQEELRMDLCIATVEAVENAAKYGDGGGVEVNFQIDKHKTFSIEMINTVKDFNLEDDIQRGKFSSTATLMRGMMVMQKLFDSVDLEISDNRKQAILKATRKLT from the coding sequence ATGCCGTTCCCTCTCTCCAGAACTGAGTTAGAGAAAGAAGTGAAAACTTTGTTCTCCAATGGCCTCTCGGGGAATGTGAACGATTTTTACTCTTGGGTGTTTATGGAAACCCAACGTAAATTCAAGGATCATCCCAATACCACTTTAGAAGGAATTACTTCACTTCTAGATGATTTAATCAAAGACGGAATCATCACTACAAACCCTATCGATCCTCGTGAATATTTACTCCCTGATACATCTCCTATCATTCGTAAGATGGGAACCTCCGAACAGTTTGTAATTCTCGGTGCACTTTCCTACAACCCCATGCAGTATGTAAGGGCAAGGCTTGATTATTTTCTGAAACGGAATGGGATACAAGAAGAGTTACGCATGGACCTTTGTATTGCCACTGTGGAAGCCGTGGAAAACGCAGCCAAGTATGGTGACGGTGGCGGTGTGGAAGTGAATTTCCAAATCGATAAACACAAAACCTTTTCCATAGAAATGATCAATACTGTAAAAGACTTTAATCTAGAAGATGATATTCAGAGAGGTAAGTTTTCTTCCACAGCAACACTCATGCGTGGTATGATGGTCATGCAAAAACTTTTTGATTCCGTAGATCTTGAAATCAGCGACAATCGAAAACAAGCTATACTGAAAGCAACTCGTAAACTAACATAG
- a CDS encoding tRNA (cytidine(34)-2'-O)-methyltransferase, with translation MEIALFRPEIPPNTGNIARLCVNAGVPLSIVGEPSFDLSEKAVRRAGLDYWKDLDLRRFPDFETFRSKKEAEGSRIFLVSKFGTRVYWDVDFEKNDVFLFGRETSGLPEEIHKSCPPDHIISLPMAEVSRSINLSNAVAIVLYEALRQEKTRTNP, from the coding sequence TTGGAGATCGCACTTTTTCGTCCAGAGATTCCACCTAACACGGGAAATATTGCAAGACTTTGTGTGAATGCCGGAGTCCCTCTTTCCATTGTGGGGGAGCCGTCCTTTGATCTTTCTGAAAAGGCCGTCCGGCGGGCTGGTCTTGATTATTGGAAGGATTTGGATCTTCGGCGGTTTCCTGACTTCGAAACATTTCGATCCAAAAAAGAGGCGGAAGGGAGCCGAATTTTCCTAGTTTCCAAATTTGGAACCCGTGTGTATTGGGATGTAGACTTTGAAAAGAATGATGTTTTCCTTTTTGGGAGGGAAACATCGGGTCTGCCGGAAGAAATCCACAAGTCTTGCCCTCCAGACCATATTATTTCCTTACCTATGGCAGAGGTGAGTCGTTCTATCAATCTTTCCAACGCTGTTGCCATTGTACTTTATGAAGCACTGCGCCAAGAAAAAACACGGACTAATCCCTAA